In Gadus chalcogrammus isolate NIFS_2021 chromosome 23, NIFS_Gcha_1.0, whole genome shotgun sequence, a genomic segment contains:
- the bmp6 gene encoding bone morphogenetic protein 6, whose amino-acid sequence QLTSSIKSYKTSVIDSNTALSCHVFASFCFLPRLREADLFLLESRRLWAAEEGWLEFEITATSNLWVMSPGHNLGLQISVETSSGRMMGSKEAGLVGRGEAVEKQPFMVAFFKVSELHVRSPRSTGGKRRQQNRNRSNQPPEGSRGPSPADYNSSDQKTACRRHELYVSFKELGWQDWIIAPEGYAANYCDGECSFPLNAHMNATNHAIVQTLVHLMNPENVPKPCCAPTKLHAISVLYFDDNSNVILKKYKNMVVRACGCH is encoded by the exons CAACTAACGTCATCAATCAAATCATACAAAACAAGCGTCATTGATTCCAATACAGCTCTCTCATGTCACGTGTTTGCTTCTTTTTGCTTCCTCCCCCGTCTCAGAGAGGCAGACCTGTTCCTGCTGGAGTCTCGCCGGCTCTGGGCTGCTGAGGAGGGCTGGCTGGAGTTTGAGATCACAGCCACCAGTAACCTGTGGGTGATGAGCCCGGGACACAACCTGGGCCTGCAGATCAGTGTGGAGACCAGCAGCG GGCGCATGATGGGCTCCAAGGAGGCGGGGCTTGTGGGCCGGGGCGAGGCGGTGGAGAAGCAGCCCTTCATGGTGGCCTTCTTCAAGGTGAGCGAGCTGCACGTGCGCAGCCCGCGCTCCACGGGGGGAAAGCGGCGACAGCAGAACCGCAACCGCTCCAATCAGCCCCCGGAGGGCTCCCGGGGCCCCAGCCCAGCAG ACTACAACAGCAGCGACCAGAAGACGGCCTGCAGGAGACATGAGCTCTACGTGAGCTTCAAGGAGCTGGGCTGGCAG GACTGGATCATTGCCCCAGAAGGGTATGCCGCCAACTACTGTGATGGAGAGTGTTCCTTCCCACTCAATGCCCACATGAACGCCACCAACCACGCCATCGTGCAAACACTG GTTCACCTGATGAACCCGGAGAACGTCCCAAAGCCGTGCTGCGCACCCACCAAGCTCCACGCCATCTCCGTGCTCTACTTCGACGACAACTCCAACGTCATCCTCAAGAAGTACAAGAACATGGTGGTCCGGGCGTGTGGCTGCCACtga
- the zgc:101569 gene encoding enoyl-CoA hydratase EchA19, which translates to MAFVVFRRWRLFTDAAFKTTNVGQTYLVHKSYSTSGETESTSTGGNFCAGYDLKELANHTAALKLEQDVTKSPGPMGPSRLQLSKPLIAAVSGYAVAGGLELALLADLRVVEESAIMGVFCRRFGVPLIDGGTVRLPRLIGLSRALDLILTGRPVGAQEALAFGLANRVVPDEQGLQVALELAEQISSFPQLCLRGDRASAIYSSYDAPSFSKAMQYEFDHGVPVVQSEAVAGAARFSSGAGRGGKFS; encoded by the exons ATGGCTTTTGTCGTTTTTCGGCGTTGGAGACTTTTTACAGACGCTGCTTTTAAGACAACAAATGTTGGACAAACATATTTGGTACATAAAAGCTACAGCACTTCAGGCGAAACAGAAAGCACCTCTACTG GAGGGAATTTCTGTGCTGGTTACGATCTGAAGgagctggccaatcacacgGCTGCCCTCAAATTGGAGCAAGATGTCACCAAGAGTCCCGGTCCAATG ggcCCGTCCCGCCTGCAGCTCTCCAAGCCCCTGATAGCGGCGGTCAGCGGCTACGCGGTGGCGGGGGGTCTTGAGCTGGCCCTGCTCGCCGAcctgagggtggtggaggagagtgCCATCATGGGGGTCTTCTGTCGCCGCTTCG GGGTTCCACTGATCGACGGGGGTACGGTTCGACTCCCGCGTCTCATCGGCCTGTCCCGGGCCCTGGACCTCATCCTGACCGGCCGTCCAGTGGGGGCCCAGGAAGCGTTGGCCTTCGGGCTGGCTAACAGGGTGGTCCCCGACGAGCAAG GTCTGCAGGTAGCTCTAGAGTTGGCCGAGCAGATCAGCTCGTTCCCTCAGTTGTGTCTCCGCGGCGACCGCGCCTCGGCCATCTACAGCAGCTACGACGCACCCTCCTTCTCCAAG GCCATGCAGTACGAGTTTGACCACGGCGTGCCTGTGGTCCAATCAGAGGCTGTTGCCGGGGCGGCCCGGTTCAGCTcgggagcaggaagaggaggcaaaTTCTCCTAG